Proteins from one Microbacterium faecale genomic window:
- the rpsJ gene encoding 30S ribosomal protein S10, translating to MAGQKIRIRLKSYDHEVIDSSARKIVDTVTRAGAQVVGPVPLPTEKNVVAVIRSPHKYKDSREHFEKRTHKRLIDIVDPTPKAVDSLMRLDLPADVNIEIKL from the coding sequence ATGGCGGGACAGAAGATCCGCATTCGCCTGAAGTCGTACGACCATGAGGTCATCGACTCGTCGGCACGCAAGATCGTCGACACCGTGACCCGCGCCGGCGCGCAGGTCGTGGGCCCGGTGCCCCTCCCGACGGAGAAGAACGTCGTGGCGGTTATCCGTTCGCCCCACAAGTACAAGGACAGCCGCGAGCACTTCGAGAAGCGCACCCACAAGCGCCTCATCGACATCGTTGACCCCACCCCGAAGGCGGTCGACTCGCTCATGCGTCTGGACCTCCCGGCCGACGTCAACATCGAGATCAAGCTCTGA